The sequence CGTGGCCAAACGGGTCACGATAAGCTCCTGTATGTCCGGAGGCGTCCCTTTAAGATTGATGATGGTCGTCATCCCGATGTTGATCAGCTCGTCAATCTTGGTACCCTGGGGAGCAAATATATTGACCTCGTTGAGGTACGCCAGTTCAGCTATCAGCGTTTGATTGTTGGCGTCCTCGTCGGCCTCCAGCATGCCGATGATCTCCTTTAGACCATAATCCTTCCTGACCGCCTTCAGTCCGTCGATGGCCTTCCGCAGCACGTTCAGGTACACCTTGCCGTTCTTAATGGACGTAAGAGCCAGAAGGTCACGGGCGTCGATGTTGGCCAGGGTGAACTTCAATGGTTTAGCGTCCTTATTGATGATCGTGTCGGTGGCGAACTCGGTGATCTTGTCGGCGAAGCCCTGAGGCAATATGCCGAAGTCGCGTTTGCCAGGCATGACGGTGCCGACGTCCCTCATGGCACCATATTCACCGTGCGGGTCCAGGATCAGCACGGTGACATCGTGCTTCATCAGCTCCTCGACCAGATCGCCGCATAGGAAGCTCTTTCCTCCACCAGTTTTTGCCAGGATGCTGACGTGCTTCTGCACCATGGCATTGATGTCAATCTCGACGTTGATGTCGTATCCGTACAATTTACCGATGTAGGCCCCGGTTGGAGTCCCCTCCTTGAGGCCGATGACATCCTTGATCAGTGTGTCCATGGCCCGGTAGACCATATCGCCTGCTTTGAAGGGGGAGCGCGGCATCTGTAGCAGATTTCGCTCGTCCCGGTAACCTAAGATGGATATCTGGGCGATGACGATCTCGTCGATATCTATATCCATGCCCTCACTGAGTCTCTTGGCCTTTTCCAAGGTCAGGTCGGTCTTCCTCTCCATTTCCGATACCTGACCGAGAACCCAGCCATGAGATTGGTGACTGACCTGAATGTAATCCATCTTCTGCAGGTCACCCAGCACTCTCAAATGAAATGAGGCGGCGCCGACATTCCCGTAGATTATGCCCACGCCGTCCATGTGGCCGTACTTGGGGTCATCCAATGTATGCTTCGATGGCTGGCGCTCCCGATGCACCACCACCTCGTCCGGGATATCTATGTCCTCGACATCGTCGTCCAAGACATCTTCCTGTACGATCTCCTCC comes from Methanomassiliicoccales archaeon and encodes:
- a CDS encoding ATP-binding protein, which codes for MQTNSVLESSGKAELPSEDEEEIVQEDVLDDDVEDIDIPDEVVVHRERQPSKHTLDDPKYGHMDGVGIIYGNVGAASFHLRVLGDLQKMDYIQVSHQSHGWVLGQVSEMERKTDLTLEKAKRLSEGMDIDIDEIVIAQISILGYRDERNLLQMPRSPFKAGDMVYRAMDTLIKDVIGLKEGTPTGAYIGKLYGYDINVEIDINAMVQKHVSILAKTGGGKSFLCGDLVEELMKHDVTVLILDPHGEYGAMRDVGTVMPGKRDFGILPQGFADKITEFATDTIINKDAKPLKFTLANIDARDLLALTSIKNGKVYLNVLRKAIDGLKAVRKDYGLKEIIGMLEADEDANNQTLIAELAYLNEVNIFAPQGTKIDELINIGMTTIINLKGTPPDIQELIVTRLATAMFELRKLGKVPPMMLIAEEAHNFCPQQGTTSCSKIFRTIAAEGRKFGLGLTIISQRAAKIDKNVLSQCNTQMILKVTNPNDLKAIAASVEGLQAGMEDEIQRLPIGVALIMGGNIQMPLFVEVRPRQSRHGGESVEIIPSKRL